The Vibrio tubiashii ATCC 19109 genome has a segment encoding these proteins:
- a CDS encoding low molecular weight protein-tyrosine-phosphatase, producing MKKLLVVCMGNICRSPTGEAILRSKSQQLGIPVEVDSAGTIGYHQGNPPDSRAKAAGEHRGYSFKGIRSRKVVSGDFEDFDLILAADRDNFADLIQQCPQHLQHKVKLFLDYSNSEYEEIPDPYYGGDAGFELVLDLIEEASENVLKSL from the coding sequence ATGAAGAAGCTATTGGTTGTGTGTATGGGAAATATCTGCCGCTCTCCTACCGGAGAAGCCATTCTTAGATCAAAATCTCAGCAACTCGGTATTCCTGTGGAGGTGGATTCGGCAGGAACAATTGGTTACCACCAAGGAAACCCACCAGATTCAAGAGCAAAAGCAGCAGGTGAGCACAGGGGGTACTCTTTTAAAGGGATTCGTTCGCGTAAAGTGGTTAGTGGTGATTTCGAAGATTTTGATTTGATTTTGGCAGCAGATAGAGACAACTTTGCCGATTTAATTCAACAATGTCCTCAGCATTTGCAGCACAAAGTAAAACTGTTTCTCGACTATTCCAATTCTGAATATGAAGAAATCCCCGACCCATACTATGGCGGGGATGCAGGATTTGAACTGGTATTGGATCTTATAGAAGAAGCTTCAGAGAATGTGTTGAAATCACTTTGA
- a CDS encoding SDR family oxidoreductase — MDIKNAVILVTSAGSQIGSTLAYHFASLGATLVLCDRKTPQLAQTYQLCREISDSVYQCPIDDHSLSSIQYLFTFMDQTIKRSPDVLINTLTAEAMPNIFDHQGSDLFTQRLSLMAATLFSFGQATAERMREEQKNGVIVNVISNPDYQDMSGFDNATSMVAGFTQSWAKELTPFNIRVGGVVPAIEHDNSHWAEVQDELIRNTEYIVSNDYFSGRVMAA; from the coding sequence GTTCTCAGATCGGAAGTACGCTCGCTTATCACTTTGCCTCGCTTGGTGCGACGCTGGTTTTGTGTGACAGAAAAACACCTCAACTCGCGCAAACCTATCAACTGTGCCGAGAGATATCAGACAGCGTCTATCAATGCCCTATAGATGATCACTCACTCAGTTCTATCCAATACTTATTCACATTCATGGATCAAACGATCAAGCGGTCCCCCGACGTTTTGATCAACACGCTCACCGCAGAAGCGATGCCGAATATTTTTGATCATCAAGGCAGTGACTTGTTTACCCAAAGGCTCTCTTTGATGGCTGCGACACTGTTTAGCTTTGGTCAAGCAACCGCAGAAAGAATGCGTGAAGAACAGAAAAACGGTGTAATTGTTAATGTAATTTCTAATCCTGACTATCAGGATATGTCAGGCTTCGACAATGCAACGTCGATGGTGGCAGGGTTTACCCAAAGTTGGGCTAAAGAACTCACCCCTTTCAACATTCGCGTTGGAGGCGTTGTCCCTGCTATTGAACACGATAACTCGCACTGGGCAGAAGTGCAGGATGAGTTGATTCGTAATACGGAATATATCGTCTCTAATGATTACTTTAGTGGCAGAGTGATGGCGGCGTAA